Below is a genomic region from Helianthus annuus cultivar XRQ/B chromosome 2, HanXRQr2.0-SUNRISE, whole genome shotgun sequence.
tgtatataaaacctcattcaaacgaaatacagtttacttactgtgtgtatgaaaagtaatctaaactgtgcaattacttgcattgctacagGATTCGATGAGCTCgataccaaccggtaccgaaaataccgttaccgaaatccccaaaagtgggtaccggtaccgaataaaCCTGGTACAGTACGGCTTGatacggtcggtactggtacgacatcggtatttgagggtaaaccCCGATAAATACCAGTGCCGAACGGATACCAAAAATACACTtagtttggtaaatttgataccagTACCGGTACCCGATACTATTCATTTATTTCTATTATTATTCATTCATTTGTCTTTTTAATAGTTATTTATTTGTTACTGTTCAATGACTTCTGTTATTAATATATAGGTTAATATATAGGTTAATACATAGGTTAATGTCTTTTTAATAGTTAAACCTGGTACAGTACGGCTTGatacggtcggtactggtacgacatcggtatttgagggtaaaccCCGATAAATACCAGTGCCGAACGGATACCAAAAATACACTtagtttggtaaatttgataccagtaccggtacccgatactattcatttatttctatttttattattattcattCATTTGTCTTTTTAATAGTTATTTATTTGTTACTGTTCAATGACTTCTGTTATTAATATATAGGTTAAAGGTTAATTTATTTGTTACTGTTCAATGACTTCAGTTATTAATATATAGGTTAATATATAGGTTAATATATAGGTTAATATTTACAGAAATTATAAATTTGACAAGATTCTCTATTTTTTCATCTTTCATTAATTAAATGGGGTACGTTATCACACTTCATATGTCAATTGTTATAACACAAATACATATAAAATGATCAAAATCTACAAAACCCAAACTTGATACTGATTTAGTCTTCCTCCTCGTCTGTGACAAATTTTCCAGTACCAGGATTCAAGGCAGCAACAAAGAAGAAAGCAACATTAAACAACACAAGTGGCTCGATCTCGCTTATCGGGAGCCCGGTCTCAATGTTTAGCTGTGCTAGAGCTCCTTTTCCAGTGATGATTTCACCGATCAACGAGAAAGCAATACCTAATTGAGCCAGCCTTCCGACAAAGAGCTCATTCGCCTTGGTGAACCCGAATAATGGACCTATAAACAACACAACCCAAAGAGTTTGATTATCATAACTTTTATATCATACAATACGTTGCAACTACTTATTGGATTATAGTTATTAGGGTTCACATTTTAGTTTGAGACCGTGAAACCATCATAATGTAATTTCGATCAATTGGTTACTTGGTAGTTTTCAAACTGTACCACACGTTTGGTTTGCAGTTTATTCTTAATACTGGCTTTTGGGGTTTGTAACTTTTATATTTTAATTTCGTCCTTAATTATTTTAAGTTAAACTATACTAAAAGCATTAATAATGAATCCCTTATATATTTGTGAATGTGTTATTTATATTATAAGAAATGGTTGTGAATGAAAGAGAGAAAAAAATATGGAAGAGAGaaaaaatgttactgttcatctatAAATATACGGGAAACACTCTTCCCCCTATAAATTGTTTAATATTTTTGAAAGTAGTTGTGATGAGGGAGAGAGAAAATGCAATGATAAAGATttaaaattatattatttaatcAAAAAGAAGATAAAAAATGAGTGATTTTTAGTATAATTATATCGATAAAGATAAGGATTCTAATATGAATCCTCTAATGATTAAGCTTTGCTTAACGATACGATATAAGAAGTTGTGCTTTTAAGTTTTAAGTACCGGTACATTAatgcttttttttattttaatcctatttttatttttttattataaaggCCTAATAATCCCAAACCATGAAACCAAATCGGAGTCAAACCTTTAGAAATGGTTTGATTCGAGGTTAGTTTTCAAAGATATGGTTTTGGTTTACAATGTTAAAAGGTTGTTACTAACGGTGTGCTAGTATTTGACCTAAAAACCATTAAAATAGAATCGTGAACGCCCCTAGTTACCACGATTTGTTCTCCATTTCGTCTTTATATTTCAAAATGACCGTTTTTTGTAATTCACAAGTCGATTATATTGTTTGAAAATGTGCCAACATGGTTTTGATCATCCCTTGGCTATTAACCATAACTACAATAACACAAACTATGCATACCTCCTTCGCTAAGACCCAAAGCGGATCGGAACCCCTTCCCAGGAGGAATAACAGCCTTGTCAAGTCCGGTTGGCTCATCAACAAACCGACCGCGATCACCCAAAGCTCCAATGGCTCCAAGGAGTGTGAAGAGGATGAAGAACAGAAGAAGTGGCTCGGCTTCATAGATCGGAATCCCGGTTTCCAAATTGAGTTGGGATAGAATTCCTTTTCCGGTTATTGCTTCTCCCAACAATGATGCCTACATAAGTCACACCAAATATAGTGTATGTGACACTAGcatatatatatttgttcatttttGGTTAAA
It encodes:
- the LOC110925218 gene encoding photosystem II 22 kDa protein, chloroplastic, which translates into the protein MAQTMLLTSNTIISGQPLLRSLRPKPFSYIVLPPSLLPKSSPTSTTFSSPVALFKPKTKAAPKKAAPAPKPKVEDGIFGTSGGIGFTKQNELFVGRVAMIGFAASLLGEAITGKGILSQLNLETGIPIYEAEPLLLFFILFTLLGAIGALGDRGRFVDEPTGLDKAVIPPGKGFRSALGLSEGGPLFGFTKANELFVGRLAQLGIAFSLIGEIITGKGALAQLNIETGLPISEIEPLVLFNVAFFFVAALNPGTGKFVTDEEED